The proteins below come from a single Novosphingobium aromaticivorans DSM 12444 genomic window:
- a CDS encoding VOC family protein: MNGTTITPGQVGPHVMQAAFIVEDVEAAAKAWIAATGIGPFFMVPHIELAEATYRRAPSEGIDFSVALAQSGGIQIELIQQHCDRPSAYRDTIAKGQTGFHHFCIYTGDYDACRQRYVDQGFAVAIDGKFGAMRFCYVDTSAALGCMIEIVEEDENQTSAFTRIAEGAAAWDGVTDPIRPLFG; encoded by the coding sequence ATGAACGGCACTACCATTACCCCCGGCCAGGTCGGGCCCCACGTCATGCAGGCAGCCTTCATCGTCGAGGACGTGGAAGCCGCCGCGAAGGCCTGGATTGCCGCGACCGGGATCGGTCCGTTCTTCATGGTCCCGCACATCGAACTGGCCGAAGCGACCTATCGCCGCGCGCCGTCCGAGGGCATCGACTTCTCGGTCGCGCTGGCGCAGTCCGGCGGCATCCAGATCGAGCTGATCCAGCAGCACTGCGACCGCCCGAGCGCCTATCGCGACACCATCGCCAAGGGGCAGACCGGCTTCCACCACTTCTGCATCTACACCGGCGACTACGATGCCTGTCGCCAGCGCTATGTCGACCAGGGCTTCGCGGTCGCCATCGACGGCAAGTTCGGCGCGATGCGCTTCTGCTACGTCGACACCTCGGCGGCGCTCGGCTGCATGATCGAGATCGTCGAGGAGGACGAGAACCAGACCTCGGCCTTCACGCGGATTGCCGAAGGCGCTGCTGCCTGGGACGGCGTGACCGACCCCATCCGGCCCCTGTTCGGATAA
- a CDS encoding nuclear transport factor 2 family protein, translating into MQCPIEDRLAIQDLMIAYAHAVDTVSDIDAVLDVFTEDAVFDLSGIGLTPQVGHAGIREFFTNVFANMSHHAHYLTNFAVTGYEGDTASMRAYVIGMGVGKDGRAVTVNGRYFFEVRRTEKGWKATRYTMDFLMPLSGTLDNAK; encoded by the coding sequence ATGCAGTGCCCGATCGAAGATCGCCTTGCCATTCAGGACCTGATGATCGCCTATGCCCACGCGGTCGACACGGTCAGCGACATCGACGCGGTGCTCGACGTTTTCACCGAGGACGCGGTGTTCGACCTTTCCGGGATCGGCCTGACGCCGCAGGTCGGCCACGCCGGCATCCGCGAGTTCTTCACCAACGTCTTCGCCAACATGTCGCACCACGCGCACTACCTGACCAACTTCGCGGTCACCGGGTACGAGGGCGATACCGCATCCATGCGCGCCTATGTGATCGGCATGGGCGTGGGCAAGGACGGGCGCGCCGTGACGGTCAATGGCCGCTACTTCTTCGAGGTGCGCCGCACGGAAAAGGGCTGGAAGGCCACGCGCTATACCATGGACTTCCTGATGCCGCTTTCCGGCACGCTCGATAACGCCAAGTAA
- a CDS encoding aromatic ring-hydroxylating oxygenase subunit alpha, with translation MTAQDKISRYSPEFDVAVRGDTITADRYITREWMELENKHLWPKVWHLGGVLADLEEEGDFIRHNFGKESVVMVRQADGGVKAFYNTCPHRGNRLVLGDVGSAPRLTCGYHGWQFDPDGTLVHVQDPDDFAGGNPCGKVTLSELRCDTWGPFVFWCMDDDVAPLHEWLWPYTERLAGYKLDNWVRVLNVSADCDFNWKIIRDNFNESYHLPTIHPELATFINDGLPTTVFEMYENGHNAMWMIGHQATSRKDYVSGDVPPGLYEAAEAWGIDPKEYRGRTADIREAVIKAKRERGAEAGYDYSTMTDQQLVDYFHCTLFPNLTITMSPEQCQILRTEPHPTDPEKCVFQHWCLYPPNAKMAEVVTPVGPAPLRHDAIHRHSVYGDGVSLGFVADQDLSIGTTQQQGLNSRGFKGCLLPGQEKRVQRFHEKLNDMVLGHPTKARE, from the coding sequence ATGACCGCACAGGACAAGATTTCCCGCTACTCCCCGGAGTTCGACGTTGCCGTGCGCGGCGACACGATCACCGCCGACCGCTACATCACGCGCGAGTGGATGGAACTGGAGAACAAGCACCTCTGGCCCAAGGTCTGGCACCTTGGCGGCGTGCTGGCGGACCTCGAGGAAGAGGGCGATTTCATCCGCCACAACTTCGGCAAGGAATCGGTCGTCATGGTCCGCCAGGCCGATGGCGGCGTGAAGGCGTTCTACAACACCTGCCCGCATCGCGGTAACCGCCTCGTCCTGGGCGACGTAGGTTCGGCCCCGCGCCTTACCTGCGGCTATCACGGCTGGCAGTTCGATCCCGACGGCACACTGGTCCACGTGCAGGACCCGGACGATTTCGCCGGTGGCAACCCCTGCGGCAAGGTCACGCTGTCCGAACTGCGCTGCGACACCTGGGGCCCGTTCGTGTTCTGGTGCATGGACGACGACGTCGCCCCGCTGCACGAATGGCTGTGGCCCTATACCGAGCGCCTTGCCGGCTACAAGCTCGACAACTGGGTGCGCGTGCTCAACGTCTCGGCGGACTGCGACTTCAACTGGAAGATCATCCGCGACAACTTCAACGAGAGCTACCACCTCCCCACGATCCACCCCGAACTCGCCACCTTCATCAACGATGGCCTGCCGACCACCGTGTTCGAGATGTACGAGAACGGCCACAACGCAATGTGGATGATCGGCCACCAGGCCACCAGCCGCAAGGACTACGTCAGTGGCGACGTGCCACCGGGCCTCTACGAAGCGGCGGAAGCCTGGGGCATCGATCCCAAGGAATATCGCGGCCGCACCGCCGATATCCGCGAGGCCGTGATCAAGGCCAAGCGCGAACGCGGCGCCGAAGCCGGCTATGACTACAGCACGATGACCGACCAGCAGCTCGTGGACTACTTCCACTGCACGCTGTTCCCCAACCTGACGATCACCATGTCGCCCGAACAGTGCCAGATCCTGCGCACCGAACCGCATCCGACGGACCCGGAGAAGTGCGTGTTCCAGCACTGGTGCCTCTATCCGCCCAACGCGAAGATGGCCGAGGTCGTCACCCCCGTGGGGCCGGCGCCGCTGCGGCACGACGCGATCCATCGCCACTCGGTCTATGGCGACGGCGTCTCGCTGGGCTTCGTGGCCGACCAGGACCTGTCCATCGGTACCACCCAGCAACAGGGCCTCAACTCGCGCGGCTTCAAGGGCTGCCTGCTTCCGGGCCAGGAAAAGCGCGTGCAGCGCTTCCACGAGAAGCTGAACGACATGGTTCTGGGCCACCCGACCAAGGCGCGGGAATAG